A region from the Brassica napus cultivar Da-Ae chromosome C8, Da-Ae, whole genome shotgun sequence genome encodes:
- the LOC106363761 gene encoding DDT domain-containing protein DDR4 isoform X5: MGSSSDIVPDRSSPGNHRSPADDASPVAGTKIPAEDPTTLRRTRPSRACTVRAQERLQEQQAAERKVRPLKKECKRREEEVDDDDAEEEEEDEKNQRQCVGGGSSGKSKIVTFLVPPPEPSQMPRWNLRSTWELASVLNFLHVFRPLLKINAEFSAEEFETALLNPNDTLSDIHIPLLKAIPPVTRTALTRDTWVTVLCRKIRDSWHWVAEGDLPIIAAQGRETEVYKSLDPAIRVVILKALCDIRVEQEDIRSYIDNSLKTGVHVSAFRKNRVGGDSHGVNFWYEDDPFVGHRLYREIRKAEVVKVRTKGSKILPNVTYQWETVATNFDEFQDVSEKLNSSSSRIEISLGKKLTRDMLPEIEKEHKRKEKLLKKQHRQALLLDNYLVVDGLGVGRSLRDRKPVRYTFDDYDRSINEAIKITKKKDPSPEEPFLHRRESARLDALANGSSTCSTHPAEPVNDTASAGSSDSDGFDEQRDESMDRRRRQRPQRYSATDFVETVSDNDAGFESDDDIVGEAVYDEEYLRKRKRKKQSSGSEGEEENGDEEYKWDEDNAEYEEEEEEEEEDEDSLSGSEEDSDEPRRGKKMPRREAKSRSRSRSNDYRTGLRRSKRATRIDYQQYEFSESDKEATGAAKRKRLVEPDEHSDESGNGNFTMGSEDSEEKANDHESESPDEEETREVNDNAEKTNGTENNNQVNKSNCTDQEVEGAVGKRHYLDLNELAPVSGFDDGPSTVLKDDDKTDNL, translated from the exons ATGGGCTCCTCCTCCGATATCGTCCCTGACCGATCTTCCCCCGGGAACCACCGCTCCCCCGCCGACGACGCTTCTCCGGTTGCCGGTACCAAAATTCCGGCGGAGGATCCGACGACGCTGAGGAGAACGAGGCCTTCGCGAGCCTGCACTGTTAGGGCGCAGGAGCGGCTTCAGGAGCAGCAAGCGGCGGAGAGAAAGGTCAGGCCTTTGAAGAAGGAGTGTAAACGGAGGGAAGAAgaggttgatgatgatgatgcggaggaggaggaggaagatgagAAAAATCAGCGGCAATGCGTTGGAGGAGGAAGTTCAGGCAAAAGCAAAATCGTTACCTTTCTTGTCCCGCCACCGGAGCCTTCGCAGATGCCGCGGTGGAATCTTAGGTCTACGTGGGAACTTGCTTCCGTACTCAACTTCTTGCAT GTTTTTAGACCGCTTTTGAAGATCAATGCGGAGTTTTCAGCTGAGGAGTTTGAGACGGCTTTGCTGAATCCTAACGATACTTTAAGTGACATTCATATTCCTCTCCTAAAG GCCATTCCTCCTGTAACTAGAACGGCCCTCACACGTGATACCTGGGTCACTGTCTTGTGCAGAAAAATTAGAGATTCCTGGCATTGG GTCGCAGAAGGGGACCTTCCTATTATTGCCGCGCAAGG GCGGGAGACCGAAGTGTACAAATCTCTTGATCCAGCCATTCGTGTGGTGATTTTGAAAGCTTTATGTGATATTCGTGTTGAG CAAGAGGATATCAGGAGCTACATTGACAATTCCCTTAAAACTGGTGTTCATGTGTCAGCTTTTCGCAAAAATCGCGTTGGGGGTGATTCACATGGAGTTAATTTTTG gTATGAGGATGATCCCTTTGTTGGTCACCGTTTATATCGGGAAATAAGGAAAGCAGAGGTGGTTAAGGTCAGAACGAAGGGTTCCAAGATTCTTCCTAACGTAACATATCAATGGGAAACTGTTGCCACCAATTTCGATGAATTCCAAGATGTTTCT GAGAAACTTAATTCAAGTAGTAGTAGAATTGAGATTTCTCTAGGGAAGAAGTTAACTAGAGATATGCTTCCTGAGATAGAAAAAGAACACAAG AGGAAAGAAAAATTGTTGAAAAAGCAACATAGACAGGCTCTTCTCCTTGATAACTATTTGGTTGTCGACGGTCTTGGTGTTGGCCGTTCTCTTCGTGACAGGAAGCCAGTTAGATACACTTTTG ATGATTATGATAGGTCGATAAACGAAGCTATCAAGATAACAAA GAAGAAAGATCCATCACCAGAAGAACCTTTCCTCCACAGAAGAGAATCAGCCAGGTTGGACGCTCTTGCGAATGGCAGTTCGACATGTTCAACCCACCCAGCTGAGCCTGTGAACGATACAGCATCTGCGGGATCTTCTGATTCTGATGGGTTCGATGAGCAGAGAGATGAATCCATGGACAGAAG GCGCAGACAACGGCCCCAGCGGTATTCAGCGACGGACTTTGTTGAAACTGTTTCAGACAATGATGCAGGATTCGAAAGCGATGATGACATTGTTGGGGAAGCAGTTTATGATGAAGAGTATCTTAGGAAGCGTAAACGGAAGAAGCAATCTAGTGGTTCTGAGGGAGAGGAAGAGAACGGAGATGAAGAGTACAAATGGGATGAAGACAATGCTGAGtacgaggaagaggaagaagaagaagaagaagatgaagattcTCTAAGTGGTAGCGAAGAAGATAGCGATGAACCCCGAAGAGGTAAGAAAATGCCACGGAGAGAAGCTAAGTCAAGATCAAGATCAAGGTCAAATGATTACCGGACAGGTCTGAGACGTAGTAAAAGAGCCACAAGAATCGATTACCAACAATATGAGTTCTCGGAATCAGACAAGGAAGCAACAGGAGCGGCTAAACGGAAACGATTGGTTGAGCCAGATGAACATTCCGATGAATCAGGGAATGGGAACTTCACAATGGGAAGTGAGGACTCGGAAGAAAAGGCAAATGACCATGAATCAGAATCTCCTGATGAAGAAGAGACTAGAGAAGTCAATGACAATGCAGAGAAAACAAATGGCACAGAGAATAATAATCAAGTGAACAAGTCAAACTGCACAGACCAAGAAGTTGAGGGTGCAGTAGGCAAAAGGCATTACCTCGATTTAAACGAGCTTGCTCCTGTATCTGGTTTTGATGATGGTCCAAGTACAGTTTTGAAGGATGATGATAAGACAGACAACTTATAA
- the LOC106363761 gene encoding DDT domain-containing protein DDR4 isoform X4 produces MGSSSDIVPDRSSPGNHRSPADDASPVAGTKIPAEDPTTLRRTRPSRACTVRAQERLQEQQAAERKVRPLKKECKRREEEVDDDDAEEEEEDEKNQRQCVGGGSSGKSKIVTFLVPPPEPSQMPRWNLRSTWELASVLNFLHVFRPLLKINAEFSAEEFETALLNPNDTLSDIHIPLLKAIPPVTRTALTRDTWVTVLCRKIRDSWHWVAEGDLPIIAAQGRETEVYKSLDPAIRVVILKALCDIRVEQEDIRSYIDNSLKTGVHVSAFRKNRVGGDSHGVNFWYEDDPFVGHRLYREIRKAEVVKVRTKGSKILPNVTYQWETVATNFDEFQDVSEKLNSSSSRIEISLGKKLTRDMLPEIEKEHKRKEKLLKKQHRQALLLDNYLVVDGLGVGRSLRDRKPVRYTFDDYDRSINEAIKITKKKDPSPEEPFLHRRESARLDALANGSSTCSTHPAEPVNDTASAGSSDSDGFDEQRDESMDRSNRRRQRPQRYSATDFVETVSDNDAGFESDDDIVGEAVYDEEYLRKRKRKKQSSGSEGEEENGDEEYKWDEDNAEYEEEEEEEEEDEDSLSGSEEDSDEPRRGKKMPRREAKSRSRSRSNDYRTGLRRSKRATRIDYQQYEFSESDKEATGAAKRKRLVEPDEHSDESGNGNFTMGSEDSEEKANDHESESPDEEETREVNDNAEKTNGTENNNQVNKSNCTDQEVEGAVGKRHYLDLNELAPVSGFDDGPSTVLKDDDKTDNL; encoded by the exons ATGGGCTCCTCCTCCGATATCGTCCCTGACCGATCTTCCCCCGGGAACCACCGCTCCCCCGCCGACGACGCTTCTCCGGTTGCCGGTACCAAAATTCCGGCGGAGGATCCGACGACGCTGAGGAGAACGAGGCCTTCGCGAGCCTGCACTGTTAGGGCGCAGGAGCGGCTTCAGGAGCAGCAAGCGGCGGAGAGAAAGGTCAGGCCTTTGAAGAAGGAGTGTAAACGGAGGGAAGAAgaggttgatgatgatgatgcggaggaggaggaggaagatgagAAAAATCAGCGGCAATGCGTTGGAGGAGGAAGTTCAGGCAAAAGCAAAATCGTTACCTTTCTTGTCCCGCCACCGGAGCCTTCGCAGATGCCGCGGTGGAATCTTAGGTCTACGTGGGAACTTGCTTCCGTACTCAACTTCTTGCAT GTTTTTAGACCGCTTTTGAAGATCAATGCGGAGTTTTCAGCTGAGGAGTTTGAGACGGCTTTGCTGAATCCTAACGATACTTTAAGTGACATTCATATTCCTCTCCTAAAG GCCATTCCTCCTGTAACTAGAACGGCCCTCACACGTGATACCTGGGTCACTGTCTTGTGCAGAAAAATTAGAGATTCCTGGCATTGG GTCGCAGAAGGGGACCTTCCTATTATTGCCGCGCAAGG GCGGGAGACCGAAGTGTACAAATCTCTTGATCCAGCCATTCGTGTGGTGATTTTGAAAGCTTTATGTGATATTCGTGTTGAG CAAGAGGATATCAGGAGCTACATTGACAATTCCCTTAAAACTGGTGTTCATGTGTCAGCTTTTCGCAAAAATCGCGTTGGGGGTGATTCACATGGAGTTAATTTTTG gTATGAGGATGATCCCTTTGTTGGTCACCGTTTATATCGGGAAATAAGGAAAGCAGAGGTGGTTAAGGTCAGAACGAAGGGTTCCAAGATTCTTCCTAACGTAACATATCAATGGGAAACTGTTGCCACCAATTTCGATGAATTCCAAGATGTTTCT GAGAAACTTAATTCAAGTAGTAGTAGAATTGAGATTTCTCTAGGGAAGAAGTTAACTAGAGATATGCTTCCTGAGATAGAAAAAGAACACAAG AGGAAAGAAAAATTGTTGAAAAAGCAACATAGACAGGCTCTTCTCCTTGATAACTATTTGGTTGTCGACGGTCTTGGTGTTGGCCGTTCTCTTCGTGACAGGAAGCCAGTTAGATACACTTTTG ATGATTATGATAGGTCGATAAACGAAGCTATCAAGATAACAAA GAAGAAAGATCCATCACCAGAAGAACCTTTCCTCCACAGAAGAGAATCAGCCAGGTTGGACGCTCTTGCGAATGGCAGTTCGACATGTTCAACCCACCCAGCTGAGCCTGTGAACGATACAGCATCTGCGGGATCTTCTGATTCTGATGGGTTCGATGAGCAGAGAGATGAATCCATGGACAGAAG TAACAGGCGCAGACAACGGCCCCAGCGGTATTCAGCGACGGACTTTGTTGAAACTGTTTCAGACAATGATGCAGGATTCGAAAGCGATGATGACATTGTTGGGGAAGCAGTTTATGATGAAGAGTATCTTAGGAAGCGTAAACGGAAGAAGCAATCTAGTGGTTCTGAGGGAGAGGAAGAGAACGGAGATGAAGAGTACAAATGGGATGAAGACAATGCTGAGtacgaggaagaggaagaagaagaagaagaagatgaagattcTCTAAGTGGTAGCGAAGAAGATAGCGATGAACCCCGAAGAGGTAAGAAAATGCCACGGAGAGAAGCTAAGTCAAGATCAAGATCAAGGTCAAATGATTACCGGACAGGTCTGAGACGTAGTAAAAGAGCCACAAGAATCGATTACCAACAATATGAGTTCTCGGAATCAGACAAGGAAGCAACAGGAGCGGCTAAACGGAAACGATTGGTTGAGCCAGATGAACATTCCGATGAATCAGGGAATGGGAACTTCACAATGGGAAGTGAGGACTCGGAAGAAAAGGCAAATGACCATGAATCAGAATCTCCTGATGAAGAAGAGACTAGAGAAGTCAATGACAATGCAGAGAAAACAAATGGCACAGAGAATAATAATCAAGTGAACAAGTCAAACTGCACAGACCAAGAAGTTGAGGGTGCAGTAGGCAAAAGGCATTACCTCGATTTAAACGAGCTTGCTCCTGTATCTGGTTTTGATGATGGTCCAAGTACAGTTTTGAAGGATGATGATAAGACAGACAACTTATAA
- the LOC106363761 gene encoding DDT domain-containing protein DDR4 isoform X2 has product MGSSSDIVPDRSSPGNHRSPADDASPVAGTKIPAEDPTTLRRTRPSRACTVRAQERLQEQQAAERKVRPLKKECKRREEEVDDDDAEEEEEDEKNQRQCVGGGSSGKSKIVTFLVPPPEPSQMPRWNLRSTWELASVLNFLHVFRPLLKINAEFSAEEFETALLNPNDTLSDIHIPLLKAIPPVTRTALTRDTWVTVLCRKIRDSWHWVAEGDLPIIAAQGRETEVYKSLDPAIRVVILKALCDIRVEQEDIRSYIDNSLKTGVHVSAFRKNRVGGDSHGVNFWYEDDPFVGHRLYREIRKAEVVKVRTKGSKILPNVTYQWETVATNFDEFQDVSEKLNSSSSRIEISLGKKLTRDMLPEIEKEHKRKEKLLKKQHRQALLLDNYLVVDGLGVGRSLRDRKPVRYTFDDYDRSINEAIKITKKKDPSPEEPFLHRRESARLDALANGSSTCSTHPAEPVNDTASAGSSDSDGFDEQRDESMDRRQDTVNRRRQRPQRYSATDFVETVSDNDAGFESDDDIVGEAVYDEEYLRKRKRKKQSSGSEGEEENGDEEYKWDEDNAEYEEEEEEEEEDEDSLSGSEEDSDEPRRGKKMPRREAKSRSRSRSNDYRTGLRRSKRATRIDYQQYEFSESDKEATGAAKRKRLVEPDEHSDESGNGNFTMGSEDSEEKANDHESESPDEEETREVNDNAEKTNGTENNNQVNKSNCTDQEVEGAVGKRHYLDLNELAPVSGFDDGPSTVLKDDDKTDNL; this is encoded by the exons ATGGGCTCCTCCTCCGATATCGTCCCTGACCGATCTTCCCCCGGGAACCACCGCTCCCCCGCCGACGACGCTTCTCCGGTTGCCGGTACCAAAATTCCGGCGGAGGATCCGACGACGCTGAGGAGAACGAGGCCTTCGCGAGCCTGCACTGTTAGGGCGCAGGAGCGGCTTCAGGAGCAGCAAGCGGCGGAGAGAAAGGTCAGGCCTTTGAAGAAGGAGTGTAAACGGAGGGAAGAAgaggttgatgatgatgatgcggaggaggaggaggaagatgagAAAAATCAGCGGCAATGCGTTGGAGGAGGAAGTTCAGGCAAAAGCAAAATCGTTACCTTTCTTGTCCCGCCACCGGAGCCTTCGCAGATGCCGCGGTGGAATCTTAGGTCTACGTGGGAACTTGCTTCCGTACTCAACTTCTTGCAT GTTTTTAGACCGCTTTTGAAGATCAATGCGGAGTTTTCAGCTGAGGAGTTTGAGACGGCTTTGCTGAATCCTAACGATACTTTAAGTGACATTCATATTCCTCTCCTAAAG GCCATTCCTCCTGTAACTAGAACGGCCCTCACACGTGATACCTGGGTCACTGTCTTGTGCAGAAAAATTAGAGATTCCTGGCATTGG GTCGCAGAAGGGGACCTTCCTATTATTGCCGCGCAAGG GCGGGAGACCGAAGTGTACAAATCTCTTGATCCAGCCATTCGTGTGGTGATTTTGAAAGCTTTATGTGATATTCGTGTTGAG CAAGAGGATATCAGGAGCTACATTGACAATTCCCTTAAAACTGGTGTTCATGTGTCAGCTTTTCGCAAAAATCGCGTTGGGGGTGATTCACATGGAGTTAATTTTTG gTATGAGGATGATCCCTTTGTTGGTCACCGTTTATATCGGGAAATAAGGAAAGCAGAGGTGGTTAAGGTCAGAACGAAGGGTTCCAAGATTCTTCCTAACGTAACATATCAATGGGAAACTGTTGCCACCAATTTCGATGAATTCCAAGATGTTTCT GAGAAACTTAATTCAAGTAGTAGTAGAATTGAGATTTCTCTAGGGAAGAAGTTAACTAGAGATATGCTTCCTGAGATAGAAAAAGAACACAAG AGGAAAGAAAAATTGTTGAAAAAGCAACATAGACAGGCTCTTCTCCTTGATAACTATTTGGTTGTCGACGGTCTTGGTGTTGGCCGTTCTCTTCGTGACAGGAAGCCAGTTAGATACACTTTTG ATGATTATGATAGGTCGATAAACGAAGCTATCAAGATAACAAA GAAGAAAGATCCATCACCAGAAGAACCTTTCCTCCACAGAAGAGAATCAGCCAGGTTGGACGCTCTTGCGAATGGCAGTTCGACATGTTCAACCCACCCAGCTGAGCCTGTGAACGATACAGCATCTGCGGGATCTTCTGATTCTGATGGGTTCGATGAGCAGAGAGATGAATCCATGGACAGAAGGCAAGATACAGT TAACAGGCGCAGACAACGGCCCCAGCGGTATTCAGCGACGGACTTTGTTGAAACTGTTTCAGACAATGATGCAGGATTCGAAAGCGATGATGACATTGTTGGGGAAGCAGTTTATGATGAAGAGTATCTTAGGAAGCGTAAACGGAAGAAGCAATCTAGTGGTTCTGAGGGAGAGGAAGAGAACGGAGATGAAGAGTACAAATGGGATGAAGACAATGCTGAGtacgaggaagaggaagaagaagaagaagaagatgaagattcTCTAAGTGGTAGCGAAGAAGATAGCGATGAACCCCGAAGAGGTAAGAAAATGCCACGGAGAGAAGCTAAGTCAAGATCAAGATCAAGGTCAAATGATTACCGGACAGGTCTGAGACGTAGTAAAAGAGCCACAAGAATCGATTACCAACAATATGAGTTCTCGGAATCAGACAAGGAAGCAACAGGAGCGGCTAAACGGAAACGATTGGTTGAGCCAGATGAACATTCCGATGAATCAGGGAATGGGAACTTCACAATGGGAAGTGAGGACTCGGAAGAAAAGGCAAATGACCATGAATCAGAATCTCCTGATGAAGAAGAGACTAGAGAAGTCAATGACAATGCAGAGAAAACAAATGGCACAGAGAATAATAATCAAGTGAACAAGTCAAACTGCACAGACCAAGAAGTTGAGGGTGCAGTAGGCAAAAGGCATTACCTCGATTTAAACGAGCTTGCTCCTGTATCTGGTTTTGATGATGGTCCAAGTACAGTTTTGAAGGATGATGATAAGACAGACAACTTATAA
- the LOC106363761 gene encoding DDT domain-containing protein DDR4 isoform X1: MGSSSDIVPDRSSPGNHRSPADDASPVAGTKIPAEDPTTLRRTRPSRACTVRAQERLQEQQAAERKVRPLKKECKRREEEVDDDDAEEEEEDEKNQRQCVGGGSSGKSKIVTFLVPPPEPSQMPRWNLRSTWELASVLNFLHVFRPLLKINAEFSAEEFETALLNPNDTLSDIHIPLLKAIPPVTRTALTRDTWVTVLCRKIRDSWHWVAEGDLPIIAAQGRETEVYKSLDPAIRVVILKALCDIRVEQEDIRSYIDNSLKTGVHVSAFRKNRVGGDSHGVNFWYEDDPFVGHRLYREIRKAEVVKVRTKGSKILPNVTYQWETVATNFDEFQDVSEKLNSSSSRIEISLGKKLTRDMLPEIEKEHKRKEKLLKKQHRQALLLDNYLVVDGLGVGRSLRDRKPVRYTFGKVITLLGIHEYPILISTRLKGFSNRLIFIADDYDRSINEAIKITKKKDPSPEEPFLHRRESARLDALANGSSTCSTHPAEPVNDTASAGSSDSDGFDEQRDESMDRRQDTVRRQRPQRYSATDFVETVSDNDAGFESDDDIVGEAVYDEEYLRKRKRKKQSSGSEGEEENGDEEYKWDEDNAEYEEEEEEEEEDEDSLSGSEEDSDEPRRGKKMPRREAKSRSRSRSNDYRTGLRRSKRATRIDYQQYEFSESDKEATGAAKRKRLVEPDEHSDESGNGNFTMGSEDSEEKANDHESESPDEEETREVNDNAEKTNGTENNNQVNKSNCTDQEVEGAVGKRHYLDLNELAPVSGFDDGPSTVLKDDDKTDNL, encoded by the exons ATGGGCTCCTCCTCCGATATCGTCCCTGACCGATCTTCCCCCGGGAACCACCGCTCCCCCGCCGACGACGCTTCTCCGGTTGCCGGTACCAAAATTCCGGCGGAGGATCCGACGACGCTGAGGAGAACGAGGCCTTCGCGAGCCTGCACTGTTAGGGCGCAGGAGCGGCTTCAGGAGCAGCAAGCGGCGGAGAGAAAGGTCAGGCCTTTGAAGAAGGAGTGTAAACGGAGGGAAGAAgaggttgatgatgatgatgcggaggaggaggaggaagatgagAAAAATCAGCGGCAATGCGTTGGAGGAGGAAGTTCAGGCAAAAGCAAAATCGTTACCTTTCTTGTCCCGCCACCGGAGCCTTCGCAGATGCCGCGGTGGAATCTTAGGTCTACGTGGGAACTTGCTTCCGTACTCAACTTCTTGCAT GTTTTTAGACCGCTTTTGAAGATCAATGCGGAGTTTTCAGCTGAGGAGTTTGAGACGGCTTTGCTGAATCCTAACGATACTTTAAGTGACATTCATATTCCTCTCCTAAAG GCCATTCCTCCTGTAACTAGAACGGCCCTCACACGTGATACCTGGGTCACTGTCTTGTGCAGAAAAATTAGAGATTCCTGGCATTGG GTCGCAGAAGGGGACCTTCCTATTATTGCCGCGCAAGG GCGGGAGACCGAAGTGTACAAATCTCTTGATCCAGCCATTCGTGTGGTGATTTTGAAAGCTTTATGTGATATTCGTGTTGAG CAAGAGGATATCAGGAGCTACATTGACAATTCCCTTAAAACTGGTGTTCATGTGTCAGCTTTTCGCAAAAATCGCGTTGGGGGTGATTCACATGGAGTTAATTTTTG gTATGAGGATGATCCCTTTGTTGGTCACCGTTTATATCGGGAAATAAGGAAAGCAGAGGTGGTTAAGGTCAGAACGAAGGGTTCCAAGATTCTTCCTAACGTAACATATCAATGGGAAACTGTTGCCACCAATTTCGATGAATTCCAAGATGTTTCT GAGAAACTTAATTCAAGTAGTAGTAGAATTGAGATTTCTCTAGGGAAGAAGTTAACTAGAGATATGCTTCCTGAGATAGAAAAAGAACACAAG AGGAAAGAAAAATTGTTGAAAAAGCAACATAGACAGGCTCTTCTCCTTGATAACTATTTGGTTGTCGACGGTCTTGGTGTTGGCCGTTCTCTTCGTGACAGGAAGCCAGTTAGATACACTTTTGGTAAGGTTATAACCTTGTTGGGAATTCATGAATATCCCATCTTGATTTCTACTCGGCTGAAGGGCTTTTCTAATCGTTTAATATTTATTGCAGATGATTATGATAGGTCGATAAACGAAGCTATCAAGATAACAAA GAAGAAAGATCCATCACCAGAAGAACCTTTCCTCCACAGAAGAGAATCAGCCAGGTTGGACGCTCTTGCGAATGGCAGTTCGACATGTTCAACCCACCCAGCTGAGCCTGTGAACGATACAGCATCTGCGGGATCTTCTGATTCTGATGGGTTCGATGAGCAGAGAGATGAATCCATGGACAGAAGGCAAGATACAGT GCGCAGACAACGGCCCCAGCGGTATTCAGCGACGGACTTTGTTGAAACTGTTTCAGACAATGATGCAGGATTCGAAAGCGATGATGACATTGTTGGGGAAGCAGTTTATGATGAAGAGTATCTTAGGAAGCGTAAACGGAAGAAGCAATCTAGTGGTTCTGAGGGAGAGGAAGAGAACGGAGATGAAGAGTACAAATGGGATGAAGACAATGCTGAGtacgaggaagaggaagaagaagaagaagaagatgaagattcTCTAAGTGGTAGCGAAGAAGATAGCGATGAACCCCGAAGAGGTAAGAAAATGCCACGGAGAGAAGCTAAGTCAAGATCAAGATCAAGGTCAAATGATTACCGGACAGGTCTGAGACGTAGTAAAAGAGCCACAAGAATCGATTACCAACAATATGAGTTCTCGGAATCAGACAAGGAAGCAACAGGAGCGGCTAAACGGAAACGATTGGTTGAGCCAGATGAACATTCCGATGAATCAGGGAATGGGAACTTCACAATGGGAAGTGAGGACTCGGAAGAAAAGGCAAATGACCATGAATCAGAATCTCCTGATGAAGAAGAGACTAGAGAAGTCAATGACAATGCAGAGAAAACAAATGGCACAGAGAATAATAATCAAGTGAACAAGTCAAACTGCACAGACCAAGAAGTTGAGGGTGCAGTAGGCAAAAGGCATTACCTCGATTTAAACGAGCTTGCTCCTGTATCTGGTTTTGATGATGGTCCAAGTACAGTTTTGAAGGATGATGATAAGACAGACAACTTATAA